A single Calidifontibacter indicus DNA region contains:
- a CDS encoding nitrite/sulfite reductase has product MTTKNEGQWALHQREPLNHNEEFKAQDDALNVRARIEQIYSQEGFASIPGDDLRGRMRWWGLYTQRRQGIPGGRTASLPPEELDDEYFMMRVRIDGGALTTEQLGVIGAISTEFGRDTADITDRQNIQLHWVRIEDVPTIWQRLEAVGLQTTEACGDCPRVVLGSPVAGVSAEEVLDASPAIDEIIARYIGDQSISNLPRKFKTAISWLPDTVPEINDVSFVGVVHPELGPGFDVLVGGGLSTNPKFAQRLGAFVTLEEVPEVWYAVVRLFRDYGYRRLRARARLKFLVDDWGAAKVREVIENEYLGRALPDGPAAIVEETRYDHVGVHDQTDGNKYIGFAPISGRVSGDILSRVAALAEGVGSHRVRLTPHQKLLVLDVAPERVQQLITQMRAIGLEAEPSQWRRYTMACTGLEFCKLAIVDTKQRSMDLVAELEQRLGHLDLDVPVAIHLNGCPNSCARIQTADIGLKGQIVTTADGEQVEGFQVHLGGGLGLELGWGRKLRAHKVTSAELGDYVERIVGNFARERTDRERFADWVARADDEALR; this is encoded by the coding sequence GTGACGACGAAGAACGAAGGTCAGTGGGCGCTGCACCAGCGTGAGCCCCTGAACCACAACGAGGAGTTCAAGGCGCAGGACGACGCCTTGAACGTTCGTGCCCGGATCGAGCAGATCTACTCCCAGGAGGGCTTCGCCTCCATCCCCGGTGACGATCTGCGCGGTCGCATGCGCTGGTGGGGCCTCTACACCCAGCGTCGCCAAGGCATCCCGGGCGGCCGCACCGCGTCGCTGCCGCCGGAGGAACTCGACGACGAGTACTTCATGATGCGGGTGCGCATCGACGGTGGCGCCCTCACCACCGAGCAGCTCGGGGTCATCGGCGCGATCTCCACCGAGTTCGGTCGCGACACCGCCGACATCACCGACCGGCAGAACATCCAGCTGCACTGGGTGCGCATCGAGGACGTCCCCACGATCTGGCAGCGTCTCGAGGCCGTCGGCCTGCAGACCACCGAGGCCTGCGGTGACTGCCCCCGCGTGGTGCTCGGCTCGCCGGTCGCCGGCGTGAGCGCCGAGGAAGTGCTCGACGCCAGCCCGGCCATCGACGAGATCATCGCCCGCTACATCGGCGACCAGTCTATCTCCAACCTGCCGCGCAAGTTCAAGACCGCGATCTCCTGGCTGCCCGACACCGTGCCCGAGATCAACGACGTGTCGTTCGTCGGCGTCGTGCACCCCGAGCTCGGCCCCGGCTTCGACGTGCTCGTCGGCGGTGGCTTGTCGACGAACCCGAAGTTCGCACAGCGGCTCGGCGCGTTCGTCACCCTCGAGGAGGTCCCCGAGGTCTGGTACGCCGTCGTCCGCCTCTTCCGCGACTACGGCTACCGCCGGCTGCGGGCCCGTGCCCGGCTGAAGTTCCTCGTCGACGACTGGGGCGCCGCGAAGGTGCGCGAGGTCATCGAGAACGAGTACCTCGGCCGCGCGCTGCCCGACGGCCCCGCCGCGATCGTGGAGGAGACCCGCTACGACCACGTCGGCGTGCACGACCAGACCGACGGCAACAAGTACATCGGTTTCGCCCCGATCTCCGGACGCGTCAGCGGCGACATCCTGTCGCGCGTGGCCGCGCTCGCCGAGGGCGTGGGCTCGCACCGGGTGCGCCTCACACCGCACCAGAAGCTCCTCGTGCTCGATGTCGCCCCCGAGCGGGTGCAGCAGCTGATCACCCAGATGCGGGCCATCGGCCTCGAAGCCGAGCCGTCGCAGTGGCGCCGATACACGATGGCGTGCACTGGCCTGGAGTTCTGCAAGCTGGCGATCGTCGACACCAAGCAGCGCTCGATGGACCTCGTCGCAGAACTCGAGCAGCGCCTGGGACACCTCGACCTCGATGTGCCGGTGGCCATCCACCTGAACGGCTGCCCCAACTCCTGCGCCCGCATCCAGACCGCGGACATCGGTCTCAAGGGACAGATCGTGACGACGGCCGACGGCGAGCAGGTCGAAGGCTTCCAGGTGCACCTCGGTGGTGGGCTCGGCCTCGAACTCGGCTGGGGCCGCAAGCTGCGCGCGCACAAGGTGACCTCGGCCGAGCTCGGCGACTACGTCGAGCGGATCGTCGGCAACTTCGCCCGCGAGCGCACCGACCGCGAGCGGTTCGCCGACTGGGTCGCCCGCGCCGACGACGAGGCGTTGCGATGA
- a CDS encoding MauE/DoxX family redox-associated membrane protein produces the protein MTARSTERATEPGLRRTGWADWVGLWCRLLLGGVMLYAGLTKATNIPETQQATRAYQLLPYDLANAWGAMMPFVEIVVGLLLILGLMTRLSAVIATLLMIAFIIGIASVWARGIKIDCGCFGGGGATADPKYFQELLRDVALLAHGLWLVVRPGSRFSLDRRLFG, from the coding sequence ATGACCGCGCGCAGCACGGAACGTGCCACCGAGCCCGGCCTCCGGCGCACCGGTTGGGCCGACTGGGTCGGCCTGTGGTGCCGCCTGCTGCTCGGCGGCGTCATGCTCTACGCCGGCCTCACCAAGGCGACGAACATCCCCGAGACCCAACAGGCGACGCGGGCCTACCAGTTGCTGCCCTACGACCTCGCCAACGCGTGGGGCGCGATGATGCCGTTCGTCGAGATCGTCGTCGGGTTGCTGCTCATCCTCGGCCTGATGACGAGACTGTCGGCGGTCATCGCAACGCTGCTGATGATCGCGTTCATCATCGGGATCGCGTCGGTCTGGGCGCGCGGCATCAAGATCGACTGCGGCTGCTTCGGTGGCGGCGGGGCGACGGCCGACCCGAAGTACTTCCAGGAACTCCTGCGCGACGTCGCGCTGCTTGCCCACGGACTCTGGCTGGTCGTCCGGCCGGGGTCGCGGTTCTCGCTCGACCGGAGACTGTTCGGCTGA
- a CDS encoding sulfite exporter TauE/SafE family protein, with amino-acid sequence MGDISTTVFILLVLAALTAGWVDSVVGGGGLVQLPGLLIAFPSAAPVHLLATNKMASIAGTTVSSVTYWRRVRPDPRTALALAVPAFAGSLLGALIASHLPRSAFNPVILVALIVVMFYTLAKPAMGQTTALRFTGRKHVALAGLAGFLIGIYDGALGPGTGSFLVFALVGLLGYAFLEASAKAKIANFATNLASLVIFIPQGAGFWKLGIAMAAANMTGGYVGARTAVAAGANFVRIVFVVVVSAFILRIGYDVLTQFGVL; translated from the coding sequence ATGGGTGACATCAGCACCACCGTCTTTATCCTGTTGGTGCTCGCCGCGCTCACCGCCGGCTGGGTCGACTCCGTCGTCGGCGGTGGGGGACTGGTGCAGTTGCCCGGGCTGCTCATCGCGTTCCCGTCGGCGGCGCCGGTGCATCTGCTGGCCACCAACAAGATGGCCTCCATCGCCGGCACCACCGTCAGCAGTGTCACCTACTGGCGCCGGGTCAGACCCGACCCGAGGACGGCGCTGGCGCTCGCCGTGCCGGCGTTCGCGGGGTCGCTGCTGGGCGCGCTGATCGCGTCCCACCTACCGCGCAGCGCGTTCAACCCGGTGATCCTGGTGGCGCTCATCGTCGTGATGTTCTACACGCTCGCCAAGCCGGCGATGGGTCAGACGACGGCGCTGCGGTTCACCGGCCGCAAGCACGTCGCGCTCGCCGGCCTCGCCGGATTCCTGATCGGCATCTACGACGGCGCGCTCGGCCCCGGCACGGGGTCGTTCCTGGTGTTCGCACTGGTCGGCCTGCTCGGCTACGCCTTCCTCGAGGCATCGGCAAAGGCGAAGATCGCCAACTTCGCCACCAACCTCGCCTCGCTGGTCATCTTCATCCCGCAAGGCGCGGGTTTCTGGAAGCTCGGTATCGCGATGGCCGCGGCCAACATGACCGGTGGCTATGTCGGAGCGCGCACCGCGGTCGCGGCCGGCGCCAACTTCGTCCGGATCGTGTTCGTCGTGGTGGTCAGTGCCTTCATCCTGCGCATCGGCTACGACGTGCTCACCCAGTTCGGGGTGCTGTGA
- a CDS encoding phosphoadenylyl-sulfate reductase produces MTVPVAEDLQRIAEQAAVELADAPAQEILRWAGDTFGDGLVVAASMQDTVLVHLASQVVPGVQVVFLDTGYHFPETLATRDRVAREYPVRLLDITPRQTVAEQDAQYGPKLHDRDPDLCCALRKTHPLDEALDGRAAWATGLRRAESASRANTPVVSFDDRRDLIKLAPLAAWTDDDVDAYVREHDVIMNPLLSQGYPSIGCAPCTRRVLAGEDARAGRWAGTGKTECGIHTAG; encoded by the coding sequence ATGACAGTGCCCGTCGCCGAAGACCTCCAGCGCATCGCCGAGCAGGCCGCCGTCGAGCTCGCCGACGCGCCCGCGCAGGAGATCCTGCGCTGGGCCGGCGACACCTTCGGTGACGGCCTGGTGGTCGCCGCATCGATGCAGGACACCGTGCTGGTGCACCTCGCCTCGCAGGTGGTGCCCGGCGTGCAGGTGGTCTTCCTCGACACCGGCTACCACTTCCCCGAGACGCTCGCCACGCGTGACCGGGTGGCCCGGGAGTACCCCGTGCGGCTGCTCGACATCACCCCACGGCAGACCGTCGCCGAGCAGGACGCGCAGTACGGCCCGAAGCTGCACGACCGCGACCCCGACCTGTGCTGCGCCCTGCGCAAGACCCACCCGCTCGACGAGGCGCTCGACGGCCGGGCCGCCTGGGCGACCGGTCTGCGTCGGGCGGAGTCGGCGTCGCGGGCGAACACGCCGGTGGTCTCGTTCGACGACCGGCGCGACCTCATCAAGCTCGCGCCGCTGGCGGCGTGGACCGACGACGATGTCGACGCCTACGTGCGTGAGCACGACGTCATCATGAATCCGCTTCTGTCCCAGGGATACCCGTCCATCGGGTGTGCCCCGTGCACGCGTCGGGTGCTGGCGGGCGAAGACGCGCGCGCCGGCCGTTGGGCCGGCACGGGCAAGACCGAGTGCGGCATCCACACCGCCGGCTGA
- a CDS encoding aminoglycoside phosphotransferase family protein produces the protein MIAAIEVPAPFAERIAGRAPEPTVSGDDWLRRLPALAADVLDDWHLRVTGDPMYGECALVLPVTGPDGDAVLKLTWPHAEAATEHLALRAWDGIGAVRLLRADPRRWALLLERLENRDLTTVSVLEGCEVIGGLMARLDRAALPQLDRLSDLAPRWADLCRNGSPNVPRRFTEQAAALLGHLAGDDLDRSLVHQDLHFTNVLAADREPWLAIDPKALAGEWEFAVAPVLWNLPELTRAAHNPRTHLRLRLGLVCESAGLDEDRAAAWTFVRVVVNALWGADSPEWVTRMVTVAKAMTD, from the coding sequence GTGATCGCCGCGATCGAGGTGCCGGCGCCCTTCGCCGAACGGATCGCCGGACGCGCTCCCGAACCGACCGTCAGCGGCGACGACTGGCTGCGGCGCCTGCCCGCCCTCGCCGCCGACGTGCTCGACGACTGGCACCTGCGGGTCACCGGCGACCCGATGTACGGCGAGTGCGCGCTGGTGCTGCCGGTCACCGGGCCCGACGGCGACGCCGTCCTGAAACTCACCTGGCCGCACGCGGAGGCCGCGACCGAACACCTGGCGCTGCGCGCGTGGGACGGCATCGGCGCCGTCCGCCTGCTGCGGGCCGACCCACGACGCTGGGCGCTGCTGTTGGAGCGCTTGGAGAACCGCGACCTCACGACCGTCTCCGTGCTGGAGGGGTGCGAGGTGATCGGCGGGCTGATGGCGCGACTCGATCGTGCGGCGCTGCCCCAACTCGACCGACTCAGCGACCTCGCGCCCCGCTGGGCCGACCTGTGTCGGAACGGATCACCGAACGTGCCCCGCCGGTTCACCGAACAAGCCGCCGCCCTGCTCGGTCACCTCGCCGGCGACGACCTCGACCGCTCGTTGGTGCACCAGGACCTGCACTTCACCAATGTGCTCGCCGCCGATCGCGAACCGTGGCTGGCGATCGACCCGAAGGCCCTCGCCGGCGAGTGGGAATTCGCCGTGGCACCGGTGCTGTGGAATCTGCCCGAGCTCACCCGCGCCGCCCACAACCCTCGCACTCACCTGCGGCTACGACTCGGATTGGTCTGCGAGAGCGCAGGATTGGACGAGGATCGGGCGGCGGCCTGGACCTTCGTGCGGGTGGTGGTCAACGCGCTGTGGGGCGCCGACTCACCCGAGTGGGTCACCCGGATGGTCACCGTCGCGAAGGCGATGACCGACTGA
- a CDS encoding DsbA family protein translates to MPRPDASTKLAATKPKDNGKLQLWIAVGLVLALVVGGFAAVILTNSGNSTTKATGPANSISDGNGLQVYPGKAKAAVPDVQLYVDYQCPICNELEKANGEQMMQMAQAGDIKLTVHVMSFLDNNLGNNSSKQAANAAFCADDAGKFPQFHTELFKNQPAQEGAGYPTSIYQTVAQKVGITGTALNTSNTCVKDDKYKSYVTATEQRSGKNGVNGTPTLIVNGHSTANDNTALTQLTQQQNSFKTVVEQYAKKS, encoded by the coding sequence ATGCCTCGCCCGGACGCATCCACCAAGCTCGCCGCGACCAAGCCGAAGGACAACGGCAAGCTTCAACTCTGGATCGCGGTCGGGTTGGTGCTCGCCTTGGTCGTCGGTGGGTTCGCCGCCGTCATCCTCACCAACTCGGGCAACAGCACCACCAAAGCGACCGGCCCGGCGAACTCCATCAGTGACGGCAACGGCCTGCAGGTCTACCCGGGCAAGGCGAAGGCCGCAGTGCCCGACGTGCAGTTGTACGTCGACTACCAGTGCCCGATCTGCAACGAGTTGGAGAAGGCGAACGGCGAGCAGATGATGCAGATGGCGCAGGCGGGTGACATCAAGCTCACCGTGCACGTGATGTCGTTCCTCGACAACAACCTCGGCAACAACTCCTCCAAGCAGGCCGCGAACGCCGCGTTCTGCGCCGATGATGCCGGCAAGTTCCCGCAGTTCCACACCGAGCTGTTCAAGAACCAGCCGGCCCAGGAGGGTGCCGGCTATCCGACCTCCATCTACCAGACGGTCGCCCAGAAGGTCGGTATCACCGGCACGGCGCTGAACACCTCCAACACCTGCGTCAAGGACGACAAGTACAAGAGCTACGTGACCGCGACCGAGCAGCGCAGCGGCAAGAACGGCGTCAACGGCACGCCGACCCTGATCGTCAACGGGCACAGCACCGCCAACGACAACACGGCGTTGACGCAGCTGACCCAGCAGCAGAACTCCTTCAAGACCGTCGTCGAGCAGTACGCGAAGAAGAGCTGA
- a CDS encoding proline--tRNA ligase, whose amino-acid sequence MRMSTLFLRTLREDPADAELPGHKLLVRAGYVRRVAPGIYTWLPLGMKVRAKVEAIVREEMNAIGSQEVLFPALLPREPYEATNRWTEYGPNLFRLQDRRETDMLLGPTHEEMFCLAVKDMYSSYKDLPLSLYQIQTKYRDEARPRAGILRGREFVMKDSYSFDINSQGLQKSYDAHRDAYIKIFNRLGFEYVIVQADSGAMGGSASEEFLAVSEHGEDTFVRDDSGYAANVEAVEVPQAAPVEITAGPAHVEDTPDTPTIETLVNALNADHPRADGRAWTAADTLKNVIVMLAHPDGTRTPLAIGVPGDREVDAKRLETKVAPAEVEAFEEKDFKEYPMLAKGYIGPGVLGEEKASGIRYLLDPTIAQGSAWVTGADEHGKHVLDLVYGRDFTADGTIQAAEIREGDLGPNGKGLTLARGVEMGHIFQLGTKYAEALGLKVLDENGKLVTVTMGSYGVGVTRAVGMIAEDNLDELGLIWPREVAPADVHVVATGKDDAVFVKAAEIVAELEAKGLEVLYDDRVKVSPGVKFKDAELIGVPTILVLGRGLADGVVELKDRRSGDRREVAVDDAVAEVLREVGQHDVAQDA is encoded by the coding sequence ATGCGTATGTCGACCCTGTTCCTGCGAACCCTGCGCGAGGACCCGGCCGATGCGGAACTGCCGGGTCACAAGCTGCTGGTGCGCGCCGGTTATGTGCGCCGGGTGGCGCCCGGCATCTACACCTGGCTGCCGCTCGGCATGAAGGTGCGCGCCAAGGTCGAGGCGATCGTGCGCGAGGAGATGAACGCGATCGGCAGCCAGGAGGTGCTCTTCCCGGCGCTGCTGCCGCGCGAGCCCTACGAGGCGACGAACCGGTGGACCGAGTACGGCCCCAACCTGTTCCGCCTGCAGGACCGCCGCGAGACTGACATGCTGCTCGGCCCCACCCACGAAGAAATGTTCTGCCTCGCGGTGAAGGACATGTACTCCTCGTACAAGGACCTCCCGCTGTCGCTCTACCAGATCCAGACGAAGTACCGCGACGAGGCGCGTCCGCGGGCGGGCATCCTGCGCGGCCGTGAGTTCGTGATGAAGGACTCCTACTCCTTCGACATCAACTCCCAGGGTCTGCAGAAGTCGTACGACGCGCACCGCGACGCCTACATCAAGATCTTCAACCGGCTCGGCTTCGAGTACGTCATCGTGCAGGCCGACTCCGGCGCGATGGGCGGATCGGCGTCCGAGGAGTTCCTCGCGGTCAGCGAGCACGGCGAGGACACGTTCGTGCGCGACGACTCCGGCTACGCCGCCAACGTCGAGGCCGTCGAGGTGCCCCAGGCAGCCCCCGTCGAGATCACCGCCGGACCGGCGCACGTCGAGGACACCCCCGACACCCCGACCATCGAGACGCTGGTGAACGCGCTCAACGCCGACCACCCGCGCGCCGACGGCCGTGCGTGGACCGCCGCCGACACCCTCAAGAACGTCATCGTGATGCTCGCCCACCCCGACGGCACGCGCACCCCGCTGGCGATCGGTGTGCCCGGCGACCGCGAGGTCGACGCCAAGCGCCTGGAGACCAAGGTCGCTCCGGCCGAAGTCGAGGCCTTCGAGGAGAAGGACTTCAAGGAGTACCCGATGCTGGCCAAGGGCTACATCGGCCCCGGCGTGCTCGGCGAGGAGAAGGCCAGCGGCATCCGCTACCTGCTCGACCCGACGATCGCGCAGGGATCGGCCTGGGTCACCGGCGCCGACGAGCACGGCAAGCACGTCCTCGACCTGGTGTACGGCCGCGACTTCACCGCGGACGGCACCATCCAGGCCGCCGAGATCCGCGAGGGCGACCTCGGACCGAACGGCAAGGGCCTCACCCTCGCGCGCGGCGTCGAGATGGGCCACATCTTCCAGCTCGGCACGAAGTACGCCGAGGCGCTCGGCCTGAAGGTGCTCGACGAGAACGGCAAGCTCGTCACCGTCACGATGGGCTCCTACGGCGTCGGCGTCACCCGCGCGGTCGGCATGATCGCCGAGGACAACCTCGACGAGCTCGGCCTCATCTGGCCCCGCGAGGTTGCTCCGGCCGACGTGCACGTCGTCGCCACCGGCAAGGACGACGCGGTCTTCGTGAAGGCCGCCGAGATTGTTGCCGAGCTCGAGGCCAAGGGCCTGGAGGTGCTGTACGACGACCGGGTGAAGGTGTCGCCGGGTGTGAAGTTCAAGGACGCCGAACTCATCGGTGTGCCGACCATCCTGGTGCTCGGGCGCGGACTCGCCGACGGTGTGGTCGAGCTCAAGGACCGCCGCAGCGGAGACCGGCGCGAGGTTGCCGTCGACGACGCGGTGGCCGAGGTGCTGCGCGAGGTCGGTCAGCACGACGTCGCGCAGGACGCGTGA